In the Silene latifolia isolate original U9 population chromosome 1, ASM4854445v1, whole genome shotgun sequence genome, gttctaaatccattccaaACCATTGGAATCTCATACCCAAGTCTCATCCCAGGATTCTAAATCCATTCCACCCTATCCAAACCCTAAAGCTATTGAGGGGCCGTTTGGTTCAAAcaattggaatggaatggaatggattctaaTACCAAggaggtatggagttagaaccccatacttTTTAATGCTTGTTTGGTTTGAACTTGTAATGGATTCTAAATGCCATACATGTTGTTTGGTTCACATTTGGAATGGATTTCGAATCGTTTTCTTTTCTTCATTATAGATAACTACAATTAATattatttaaaattaaaattaactaTAACAAAAGCAAAAATCCAAATTACTCCATAAAAATCCATTGAACATGTTCATATAATACGACAATAGCAAAAATATTCTAACATCAATAAAAATCCACATAAAATGTTCTATGAAAAATATGATAGTCTAAAAATAAACTCCTTCTTCCATGCATCAATTATTGCCATTTCGAGGCAAGTGTGGGTGAATGAGGTTAAAAATAAACTCCTTCTTCCATGCATCATCCGGACTCTGATAAAAGAGAGAGAGATCACTTGGACTAGACGCCAATTTTTGGGAAGCTAATAATGCTTCATATCTAGTCAACCCTTGCACACCAAGTAGCTCATTTACCAAATTTTTCTTCTGATTTTCCAATTCTTGCTCACGAACCATAATAGCGTGTTCATGTTGTTGGGTGGTTGATAAAGCATTAGCAATAGTAGACATATGAACATTCATTCCACTCATGAAATCAGATAAGTTTGAAGACATATCTTTGAAAGAAGTAGTCAAATCCACAACATCCGGCATCTTTctcttctttgttttttgtttcgtATTCTCCATCTGAATTTTCACCGTCTTTGCTTTCTTAGAAGTCGGCTCACTTGGACTAGATTGACTAGGCCGATAAAGTGACTCATTATCATCAATAAGATCATCTTCGTCACTTTCATCCTTGCTTAAGTCAATTGGCTCATTTTGTTGGTTCTCCACTGCTTCAGCAAAAGTCTCAGAATAATTTCCAGTGGCTCGATCAGGGCCATAAATAATTGCCAACTTATCAAAGTGTGGAAATGAAACGTTCCACAATCCATGGGCATTTTTATTTTGCTGCAACAATAATACAACACATTCTCGATCAAGTTGAGTTAAAAAAAAATCACCAATTAAGAAAGAGAAACGAAAAGAGAGAAAAAGTATTACCCTACAAAAATCATCATAAGATTGTCTTTCACATTTTATCATATGCTTCTCATCATCCCAGGAAAAGCCAGAAGTGCGAAACATCTCCGTTAGTGCATTATATTTATCCTTAAACCACTTTATCTTTGACTCAATATGAGGATTTGCTTTTAAACCACATCCTGGGAATTTTTTGTTCATCATATCTTCCAACTTATTCTTAAACCCATTCTTGAAACTACCATCAGCTTTCCATTGCGGATCACTATTCAACTCTAACAGCCCATCAATTAAATGCTCTTCTTCAAGTTTAGTCCAAGAACGCTTATTTTTACCCCTTCCACCTTGAGATGTTTGCCCAACATCCATGCTATATACAATCAAATGTCAGATTGTCAGATTGTCAGGTATACCTGACAATCTGACAATCTGTTAGGAATTTGCATACCTGACAATCTGACAATCTGACATTTGATTGTATATAGCATGGATGTTGGGCAAACATCTCAAGGTGGAAGGGGTAAAAATAAGCGTTCTTGGACTAAACTTGAAGAAGAGCATTTAATTGATGGGCTGTTAGAGTTGAATAGTGATCCGCAATGGAAAGCTGATGGTAGTTTCAAGAATGGGTTTAAGAATAAGTTGGAAGATATGATGAACAAAAAATTCCCAGGATGTGGTTTAAAAGCAAATCCTCATATTGAGTCAAAGATAAAGTGGTTTAAGGATAAATATAATGCACTAACGGAGATGT is a window encoding:
- the LOC141653432 gene encoding uncharacterized protein LOC141653432 gives rise to the protein MSDCQIVSMDVGQTSQGGRGKNKRSWTKLEEEHLIDGLLELNSDPQWKADGSFKNGFKNKLEDMMNKKFPGCGLKANPHIESKIKWFKDKYNALTEMFRTSGFSWDDEKHMIKCERQSYDDFCRQNKNAHGLWNVSFPHFDKLAIIYGPDRATGNYSETFAEAVENQQNEPIDLSKDESDEDDLIDDNESLYRPSQSSPSEPTSKKAKTVKIQMENTKQKTKKRKMPDVVDLTTSFKDMSSNLSDFMSGMNVHMSTIANALSTTQQHEHAIMVREQELENQKKNLVNELLGVQGLTRYEALLASQKLASSPSDLSLFYQSPDDAWKKEFIFNLIHPHLPRNGNN